A genome region from Planctomycetia bacterium includes the following:
- a CDS encoding HAD family hydrolase — MPLRLFSHDDTPHDDDGINASPRFQKVRGIVFDMGDVLFDATVWRRWLLQQLHRMGLQTTYRSFFQVWDRDYLDAVHRGERDYAEAFHTFLRDTGLTESQVDEVILASNRQKRDFEQDVRPFPGVRATLERLHANGLRLAVLSDSESPAEAIEPRLAQMGIGRYFSAVVSSADLKQTKPAGVCYRTAIERLRLAPAQTAFVGHDAEELIGARRAGMPAVAIHYERDAVAEVFLHRFEELLQLFETRLGDESAFREAA, encoded by the coding sequence ATGCCGCTCCGGCTTTTCTCTCACGACGACACGCCGCACGACGACGACGGTATTAATGCGTCGCCGCGGTTTCAAAAAGTGCGCGGCATCGTGTTCGACATGGGCGATGTCTTGTTCGATGCAACCGTGTGGCGGCGATGGCTCCTGCAACAGCTTCATCGAATGGGGCTGCAAACCACCTACCGCAGCTTTTTTCAAGTGTGGGACCGCGACTATCTCGATGCCGTGCACCGCGGCGAGCGCGACTACGCCGAGGCGTTTCATACCTTCCTTCGCGACACCGGCCTGACCGAAAGCCAAGTCGACGAAGTGATCTTGGCTTCCAACCGACAAAAGCGGGACTTCGAGCAAGATGTTCGGCCGTTTCCGGGAGTCCGAGCCACGCTGGAACGACTGCATGCGAACGGCCTGCGACTGGCGGTGCTGAGCGATTCGGAATCGCCGGCCGAGGCGATCGAGCCACGGCTCGCGCAGATGGGGATCGGTCGCTACTTCAGCGCCGTCGTCTCGTCGGCCGATCTGAAACAAACGAAACCCGCCGGCGTTTGCTATCGAACTGCCATCGAGCGACTGCGCCTCGCACCGGCACAAACGGCGTTCGTCGGCCACGACGCCGAGGAATTGATCGGCGCGCGACGGGCGGGCATGCCTGCCGTTGCGATTCACTACGAGCGCGATGCCGTGGCCGAGGTGTTTCTCCATCGCTTCGAAGAATTGCTGCAACTCTTCGAGACGCGCCTCGGCGACGAATCCGCTTTTCGCGAGGCAGCCTGA